The Amblyomma americanum isolate KBUSLIRL-KWMA chromosome 2, ASM5285725v1, whole genome shotgun sequence genome contains the following window.
ttgaagggtattgtcgtttcgggacacgaggacgtccaaaaacggcagggagttttcttgttccacctctagcgtgaactgaatgtcaggttctacggagtttaaatgacgaaagaaattttgagtctcagattttttgatgatggcgaagcagtcgtcgacatacctgaggaaaatctttggtttcgggtggaatcagttgagggctcgttgttcgacgtgttccattgttaaattggccatgacgacagagatggatgttcctgtaggcttaacgcctcaggaacGAAGGAAATGAGACCACTGCTCCGAGCCGActccagaacagaactgcctagccgtggctgcacgagccacgaccaggtgctgtctttattctcttcgctgGGTGGCGCgtgctagccgggttgtcggcgccgcccaagagagggcgctacagggccccccgcctagactggaagtcgaaacggacggaggaccggcgatggcactcgagcgcTAGGTCAGGCGGcactgggagtcgttccagggctggTCCGGGAGGCGAAGGTCGCTGCAGGGCTCCCCCCTCCTCCTAGACGATTAGTCTGTATCGGtcaagagtcgtgcaggccgGCCGGGGTCTGAAGGTGAGGCTCAGGagggcgactctggctgtggcgttGAGGCCGAGCTTTCGGAGGGCGTCGAGGGATGCGGAGGGGAATGTGAAGAAGATGGGTCATCCGGGTCGGCCTGCGAAATGCACCAAGTGCCGGTGGTTCAGGTGCAGCAGCTGTTGGCCGACGCATGAGAGGTGGTGCAGCAGAGGGAGCTAGGTGTGTAGCGCAGCTGACGCCGAACTGAGCTGCCTGGTACCCAGAGGGGCTGGGCGGCTACGGGAGGCACATCGAGATTCCAGGTAGGGAGTAGCTGTGGTGGACTGCATGGGGTGCTGGGACACGCTCACAGACAGCCTTGGAGCGATTGACTTGTACGTGATGGGCGTCCGCACAAGTGGCGCCCTTGGCGCTGAGCCGTGCACGTAGGAGGACGCTGGCGAGGTAGCGGCAATAGGAGGCGCCTGGAGTGGCGGAGCTGCCGGGAGTGCCacggccgccgagagggccgtgagcaccgggagagccgaggccacCGGGAGGGCCGAGACCGCCAGGATGGCTGGGGGCGCTGGGTGTGCCAAGGCTGTCGGGAGGGCCGATGACTCCCGGTGGGCAGGAGACGccggcagggctggcggcaccgggagagccgaggccgaaGGTGGGGCCGGGGGCGCCGGGAGCTCCGAGCCTGCCGGAAGGGCTCGTGAGTCGTGACGATGGACGGCGGCGCCAGAGACGCAGAGGTGGAGTGGTGGGGAGCTAGCAGCCAGGGGCTGCCGAGGCGGGCAGGGCTGAGGCGAAGGCGGCGTGGGTGAGACCGAGGctggtcctgcgccagctgctggcggcggcgacagggggtctgcagcgtcgtagagcggcagcaggcagtaggagacgccgaagtcctccagaatggcagcgcgcagctcgtcgtacggccggctgcccaaggcaaggcaggcaggtaggcgcAGCAGGTCGGGTGGGAGGATATCGCACAGGACggcgtgtttgaacggctgggtggtgatgccgttcaggtacagcgccgcCTTGAATTGAGTGAACCACCCGCCGACGCCTTGAGGCCGGAACACCGGAAGCGGCGGGTCAAAGGCTGGGTTCTGCCAGTAAGCCATCCAGGAACTCAGCTGATTAAGAAGGCGCGGCTCAACGGGTCAccacaatgtaggcttaacgcctcaggaacGAAGAAAACGAGACCACTGCTCCGAGCCGActccagaacagaactgcctTGCCGTGGTTGCACGAGCCACGaacaggtgccgtctttattctcttcgcagggtggcgcgcgctagccgggttgtcggcgctgcccaagagagggcgctacactcccattggtgttcctttcacttgtcggtaaaattccactcaggccggtatctccacttctcttcgaaccacccggcAGTCCATAAAGcttcagtggtgaagacgctgttcagaagagttgagacacactgcagcacagaacttgacagaaagaaaagaacaacgcacgatattcaaagaactcgtcatgaacggctacccaaaagactttattcaaaaaaccattcgacatcaaaaacacaacattcgtcaagaaatcaacgcacaaagaccaacgccaccaccaaaatacgtcactttaccttatgtcgaaggtgtcagcgaaaccatcgcccgaatcctgaaaaaatcgggtctccaggttgcgcgcaagcccacaaacactgttgcgctttgcctacctgttcccaaagactggccgccgagagaaagagcccaaggcattgtctaccaaattccatgcgccgactgcgacgcaagctacatcggagaaaccaaaaatttcaaagaaagaattcggcaacataagaacgacgtccgcaaattcgcaagagagcgcaatccagtagccgaacattccaccccgaacaatatcaaccgcacaaaaggaaacctgcccccagtatatgcccagggacttcgctcttcaacacaacgaaaaaaagtcgccattcagcacctccctgcagtgcgccagtgtgacaaacagcctaaacccccctccccctccccctgcgcctttcgcgacacagctgttgttcttttcacccccccccccccccccccccccccctccactcccttccatacttaaaagacactagctactgccctcagtcacacctgatgaaggagccgagtgggcttcgaaacattgggttaaagttgacatttttggttggagatgtgcagtttattataagtcttcaaacccagccagacaggtaaatctgtcaaaatgtttagttttcaattttTCCTATATTTCTAAAAATGTTCTTATCTTTTTATTCTATCACTAATTTGACATTCCAATAATAGTGCATCATGCAAGCATAGATATAACATTCTGTATAGAAAAAATTGAGATGCCAAAAATATTTGGAGCATATCACTGCATCAATCATTCCTTTATGTAAAACTTTAAGTAAAGTGACTGCAGACTGCCATCATGCTTTGATGTCACGctaggctttctgcaagtttggaTAGCATTGAAGCATATAAAGATTTTTAATGTCAAGGCTACTTAAGATTTTTCACTGAAACTTTGTATTTAAGCACTCAATGGACTTTCCAGTAAGCATTCACCAAATTTTATAGCTCtatgcgaaaaaaagaaaaagtttcacctACAAAACCCGCATCCCTTCTTAAAAGGGACACTGAAAGGACAACTATAGTCAGTTATTGCTCTCAGTAATAATTGATTCTCTAGCTCTCTCTTGGTATTTTAACGtttttccagcaaaaaaaaaaaattatttatcactgagaaaattgaatttttgAACTTTGCTCCTACTTGATTCAGACGTGTAACGTCCACACCGAGAAGGATTCTCAATCGCAGTGTAGCATAGCCCCCCAGGATCTACTACAGATATTCATTGTAAACGCATACAGTTTACTTCCAAAATTGGCGGGTGATGGTGGTAGCTGCATTAAGTTGTTTTGTCTTTTCTAGCTTTTAAAATGTCCATATCAGTGGGAGTGGCCTCTTTGTCGTTAGAATTCCATACTCTATCAATACAGGGCATCTTCAATTTGTCCTCTTTCCTTTTAACACAGATGCTCGAGCACATGGCTTGGACTGAAATTGTTGCCGTGGGCCACTGGGCGCTGGGTCTCAGACCATATTTGGGCGGCTGCAGGGTACCACTCATCATCATCCGCTGCATATGCACTGTGCAGTATGATCTCAGACCCAGTGGCCTACGCTTTGTGGCGCTAATATCAGTCCAAGCTGCGTGCTCAAACATTCATGTTAAGTTTGTGGGTGGCAGTAAAGTTATTTGTAGCACCACCGAACATGTTGAGAAGCACTGAGAAAAATATGAAATGGCTAGCATGAGCTAGCAAGCGTTAGAACGCATTCAAAACAGAATGTCCCAGGCTTCTGCGGAAAGCTAACAGTTCATCTGCGCCCTTTTTCCGACTTGCTTGTGTTTTGATAACGTCCCTTTCACCAATCAGAAGTTCCCTAAAGAGACGCCTTCGAAACAAACGTTTTAAAAAGGGATACAAGTTTGAATATGGGCCACGATTGCCATTCTACTTCACGTTTTGGGATGCCATGAGTGCTTCCCACACATAATTGGCAACCTACGTGTGATACCTATAACTATGCTGTCAACAGGTAAAATTCAAAGTCATTTCTCCATGAGCCGATGGAGCATTACATCCAGTAAAATACTTGGTTGTACCAAAAGGCTTCTCGGTTTGCTTTGATTGGTCTTGCTGCAGTGTTATGAAGAACAGCTCACAAACATAAATACAAATACTTAAAGGAAAATAGACACCAAGTTCAAGTTGCATGTTTTCCTCTTTGTAATGATACGTTAGACATTACTACATATGGAACACCAAGTGATATTTGCCTATGACTGCTAACCAAtttatagaatttttttttccctcacctaTATCGGTTTCGACTCCAggagccgaacgatggctgtgatgtcaaagatCAGTACAGGTCGCGTGAGGCGTGAAGAATACTGTAATATAACCACTGCTCCTTCACTTGTGATTCCAGCttttgaggcaggctggctttagcacTGTAGTGAATTGAAGCCATAAAGAAGCAGTTATATCGCACTTTTTTCACGCATCACATAACCTACACACACCTTTGACATCATAGCCATCGGTCGGTTGCTGAAACTGAAATTAGAACAAGTAAAAGAAGAAATTGGACTATAAATTACTTAGTggtcataggcgaataccacatggtgatccatgtgtgctaatgttttgcgcatcattacaaagaagaaaatatgcaacCAAAATTTATACTTCTTGTGTCCAAAGACATACTTGGCATTGCCCGCTTTTCATCTCTCTGCGTTCATTTTTGTATGCTGTTCTTAATGTGTGGAATAGTGAACCGAGCCCAAGCTATAGCATTTCACATTGAAGGCCCCCTATATCTTTGGCAGGTGATACACTtttctgtcacaaaaaaaaaacttggaagcGCACTTGTGGGGTAGCACTGGGAGTAGTTCATAATATTTTTCGAGCTGAAACATTTCGATCTGAAACTTGACATTTGTACAGACTGTATAATACTTAATGTAAAATTCCGCCCAGTCGCAGTTAACACTGCCTTGCTTTTATGCAGATACTGTCATGCTTAATGACATTGCTGCCGGATTGGTTAGACGTATACTTTCCTTGGCTAAATTATACAGATCACTCAGATTGAGATTCGGCATTCTGGCAACTGCAGTCATGTTATGGTGATCAGGACAGCAGTTGTGCTGATCAGGACTAAGCAAGACAAACTATAACCttgagataaaaagaaaaaaaattctttttaaaaTGCAATGGTTTGTTATCTTGCTCTGCCACCCTGTGCTACTTGGTGAGTGGCCATGAACCTCTCCATACCTGTGGACCACACCCCCGCTTGTCTACAAGCTGGTCCCTTACAGTCTTCTGGCAGTATAGGCACCTCCCGTGTGCTTTACTTTTTTTCTCTACCTTGTCACTGCATGGTAGAGGTGTCATCACTTCGAATTTTGTGGCTTTTATATTTTTCTAATGAATTTTCTGCAAGCAATCTCTTGTTTCTTTCCTCTGCAGTTAATGTGATGAATCAGTGGTGTCAATTATGTGACTGAATTTTTCTTTCTCAGTTCTTATTGAattgagaaaaaaatggcagtaaaAGTGGGTAACTAGACATTGGGGTCACCCTTATTTACATGTGAAGGTAATGCTCTTTTTGTGTTTATGTGACTCAAAATGAAACTTACTTTCAAGGTCACAGACCCAGCGAGAGATACAGCGCATCCTCAACTTTGTGCCGTTTGGCCTGGTGTCGCGGCACAGCAACGTGATGGTGGAAGTGGTGGACCCCTTGGAGTGCGAAAATGTGCCAGTAAACTGTGTTTACGAAAACTTCATCCCAAATCGAGAAGGCCTCAGCGGCGTCTTTTTTGGCTGGCTGCGCGGAGAACAGACCAAGGGCATTGAAGAGCAAGAGTTCCTTCTTGAAGAGGGCTCTGCACTGACGGCATTTGGCACCCTAACTGTCGCGGAAGATGGTACAGTCAAGCTGGTTCCCCCGACCGACGGTGTCTGCTATTACCTCACGCAACTCAGCCACCCTGCACTCGTGTCAAAGCTACGCTCTGAACTTGGAGTGCTGCGTGTTGTTAGTGTGGTGCTTGGGTGCACGGCTGTGGGCCTCTCCTGCTACTTGGTGTTCACGTGGTGGAAGGCAAAACTGGCGCAAGCCCAGAGAAGGAAGGACTCTCTACGTCGTGAAGAAGCAAGGAAGCAGCGGCGAAAACTCAACCGGGAGTCGACTTCAGAGCACCCCCCTTGTGTCATCTGCCGCACAAACCCCGTGGAAGTGATGATCCTGGAGTGTGGCCATGTTTGTTTGTGCACAGACTGCTCAGATATGGTCACTGGGAACTGTCCCATGTGCAGGGCTCCTATCAAAAGAATTGTTGCAGCATTCCTTCCCTGACCCACTGGTTGAGTGGTGTAACATTCTTAAGAGAGATACCTTACCGACAACAAGAATATAGAGTGTTTTTGCAGATTCGCACACGTTAGGTTACTGTGTGCTGGTTTGAGACAAATTTCATACCTTTCGCAAATTTTTATACCGAATTTCACGCCTGTTATGGTAACAGGTGTGCTTACCATTACTTTGTAGCACTATTTTAAATGTGCGCACAAGGAAAAGTTTAAAGACAATTGTTAGTTACTTCAAATTTATTGGCAAGGTCTGCTGTTTTTGTACGTTCAAGAACAATTTTATGAGGCTCTGTATTTATCTCTGGCTTGGCCATTTAGCATATCCTCAAGTTCTTGCTCTTATTCCTGTGATTAACTGGAGAGTTTTCAATAAAGGAGCTGCCGGCTGTGTGGCAACAAATGATTTTGTTGCGTGTGACTGTGTATATTGACAAATGAAGTTTATGCGCAGCAAATTTTGGTGGAAAGCAAGAAGTATTTGTGCACTGAAGTTACCAATAGAAAAATGATTTGTGATGTTAGCTCAGTCCCAACAATAAGTTTTTCTGGATCAAATGGTATCAATTAAAGCCCTTACCGTCTGTGAAATCGAGAACAACCGCACAGTAGCGGAGGGGCAATCAATTTTTAACTCGAGCCTGAACATGATACAATCGTACTCTACGTGTGCGACGCATTTGAAAACTAAAGCAGAACTAGTGATGCTCTCATTGTTTTGTTTGTTACTTTATTATTAAAACAGTAAATTAGGGTAAACATTATGCATACTAAACTTCAGACCAATTTTTTACGCTACCTCGCAAGATCAAAACTAGCCAGCAAGTAATCGCAAACCCACAAACACTAGACCGATAGCTTCATGGCGCCATCGCCAGAGGCCGCAACACTCGCGACTTACTTTCCGGTGCCAGTTTCCAAAGATGAGCAGTACTGGGAATAGCGCAGGCAagtactttctttttcctttcttactTTTATTCGCAGAGATTGCATTGTTGGTGCAAAGCCACGGCCGCCGATGCGGGGATCGACGAGGCAATGTGTTGATGTATTTGCCATCTACACCACAGGCACTGTCGCTCAAAGGCTCCGATGTGCGTGCTTTGTGGAACGGGGTGTCACCATTGTGTACGAATCGCGCATTTCTGACGCTTTTTACGCTGTTGCACCTGGCGAAATCGCCTATTCTACGCACCTGAGGTGCTACTTTTAGCCGTGCGAAACCTTCGGGCAAATCTGACGGTGCTGCTTACGAGCTGTATCATAGCCTCCTTGGCTGTACCAGCCTTACCTACGCTTACCCTCATACCTTGGTCGTTCGCGCTCGAATCGTGTGTTAAATTTAGCGTTCTCCAGAGCTAATGGAGGTGTCGTTAACTCACCGTATTGTTTACAGTAACTCCTCCGGTTAAGACGGAGGACGTGAAGCCAGGAACGCAGGATGCGTCGAAAGCCTGCAGGGATCAGGTAACTAAAGGTAAGCACGGAGTTGCTGAatgcattacttttttttttaaatgtagctTACGAATATTTAGCCGTGATGACATGTTGTAGTTCTCCAAGAGGATTCATCTCATGTTAAAGTTTCGTCTAGTTTGGTGAACATAGCCATCTCCAAGTAGTTAACGTTCTATGCTGTTATCCTCGTGCTAAGTCCTCGGGCATGGCTGCAGGTCTGACAGCACGCTAAACCACACTCGGCGCTTGAATTAACCGCAGACATATGACTGCGGCTTTCAGCTCCCAGTCGTAAAATGGGCGAACTCGGCTTGCTCCGTTGTATTAATTTCACAGGTTTGAAAAGCGTAGAAAAGCATTGAGCTGCACCCTTAATTGACTCTTAAAGTGTTGCTGTCAACATGCCCTGTTCGTGTAAAGCACATTTGTTACAAAGAGTCCAGATCTCACTTTCTGAAGAAGTAAAACAGTCCGTTCTCGAAAATGCTGTGAATTTACATCTACAAGACATTGCAGAGACAAtgaattttgtgtttttttttaatgccatcATTTTCACAGCACAACAGGGTGCAGAAGCCAAAGGAACCCAGGAAGCTGCTCGCACAACTCAGCCTGATGCTGTTGTGAACAGTGGTATGTTACTCCATTGCAGTAGCTACCTATGTCTCTGCCGGCTTCTAGTTGCCTTCTGCTTTCTCTGTCGGGGCTTTTAGGGCTATTTCAGTATGCATGTAAGCTGGATTGTTGCTTGTGAATTGCCATTTTGTTGTTTCACTGGTGCCTGGTCAGTTGCCGTGCAGGTTTTTAAGGTGCATCTTTGCATGAGAACAGGTTTTTTTACGCCCATAGAGTTTCACTTCATGCTATGACAATACATTGTAGCTACGAAGAGTGGGCAAGAGGTTGTTAGTTTGTGTAAATTAGCCCGTGGCTTCTTGCACATAAAAGCTGCCTTCAACTCCCCAGTACACATGATTAGATTCTGATGCAAACAAAAAGGTTTGTACCATAACAGTAGGATCAAAAACAGCATTGCTAGTTAAACAATTAATTCTAATATTCAATCAACACAAAACGTCACGGATAACGAGAAGCGATCCTTTTTGATGAAAGTGGCTGCTGAAACCGCACAGTTTTGCCACATGACCTCACACTGGTGCTCCAAGGTTAGCTAACGTCATGTCTCGAAAGATGTTTTGAGGGGAAAAGAAATTTTTCACTGGAatattttcctgttttttttttgtctttgcatTTTGTAAGACAAGAAAAATTTTGGCTCACAAGTACCACTTGCTTTGTAGCAACGGGAAAGGCTGCAGGCATATGTAATAGGCTTATCACCCCCTGCTCTCGCTTGCACAGCTGAAGCTGCACTCTGTACCACGAAATGGTGCCTGTGATGTCGTGAATAGGAAGCGTCTGCTCTGTAGTAAAATACAGCAGTTTGTAATACTGGCCACTGTTCATGGTGCCCTGTATTGCACCTCTGACTAATTACAACAG
Protein-coding sequences here:
- the LOC144120908 gene encoding mitochondrial ubiquitin ligase activator of NFKB 1-like, encoding MPLDWLTQYLTLENVCLGVNVVTLSVIYKAYRNKVTNFEAVQTARQFDIDQHLASKLREEYPDGTAVHAVIRGHVKALGDTIKSRHMRHAKAVVQECCLTEHKIQWSPVSRFWSQTQREIQRILNFVPFGLVSRHSNVMVEVVDPLECENVPVNCVYENFIPNREGLSGVFFGWLRGEQTKGIEEQEFLLEEGSALTAFGTLTVAEDGTVKLVPPTDGVCYYLTQLSHPALVSKLRSELGVLRVVSVVLGCTAVGLSCYLVFTWWKAKLAQAQRRKDSLRREEARKQRRKLNRESTSEHPPCVICRTNPVEVMILECGHVCLCTDCSDMVTGNCPMCRAPIKRIVAAFLP